One Polaribacter sp. SA4-12 genomic window carries:
- a CDS encoding T9SS type A sorting domain-containing protein, translated as MIKKILFILFLSITTFGFSQEKSIDGLSAAPNPFTSSTKISFTSTSKSDIFFTVKNVLGKTVFKKSLSIKSGKNTIPFYKNDLPTGMYIYSIQDKNKTISKRFVIR; from the coding sequence ATGATAAAAAAAATACTTTTTATTTTATTTTTAAGTATTACCACATTCGGATTTTCTCAAGAAAAATCTATTGATGGTTTATCTGCTGCTCCAAATCCTTTTACAAGTTCAACTAAAATTAGTTTTACTTCAACATCAAAATCAGACATCTTTTTTACTGTTAAAAACGTTTTAGGTAAAACCGTTTTTAAAAAAAGTCTTTCAATAAAATCTGGTAAAAACACCATTCCTTTTTATAAGAATGATTTACCAACAGGAATGTACATTTACAGTATTCAGGATAAAAACAAAACCATATCTAAACGATTCGTTATTAGATGA
- a CDS encoding DUF1829 domain-containing protein — translation MQIDKKDTYTGIISDENSFSEFYNSFLIEEKKLQKENIIVQISNKINTTNEDFLLFLDIADQKKENGTSFVVVNSEIDVDDFPEHFNIVPTLQEAEDVLEMEAIERELGF, via the coding sequence ATGCAAATAGACAAAAAAGATACCTACACAGGTATTATAAGTGATGAAAACTCGTTTTCTGAATTTTATAATTCCTTCTTAATAGAAGAAAAAAAACTTCAAAAAGAAAATATAATCGTACAAATTTCTAATAAGATTAACACAACTAACGAAGATTTTTTACTATTTTTGGATATAGCTGATCAAAAAAAGGAGAATGGCACATCATTTGTAGTAGTTAATTCAGAAATTGATGTAGACGATTTTCCAGAGCATTTTAACATTGTTCCTACTTTACAAGAAGCAGAAGATGTTCTAGAAATGGAAGCTATAGAAAGAGAATTAGGATTTTAA